The following proteins are encoded in a genomic region of Micromonospora olivasterospora:
- the gvpO gene encoding gas vesicle protein GvpO — translation MTAEPQAPDDLVRDQSSSGRRSLMDSARVALLEFHELTGLTPEGISGARPEDDGWSFLVDVTELERIPASSSVMATYRVDSDNDGHVRQYERLRRYPRNATDPT, via the coding sequence ATGACGGCAGAACCCCAAGCGCCGGACGACCTTGTCCGTGATCAGTCCAGCTCTGGCCGCCGCAGCCTGATGGACTCGGCGCGCGTCGCCCTGCTCGAGTTCCACGAGCTGACCGGGCTCACCCCGGAAGGCATCAGCGGGGCGAGGCCGGAGGACGACGGTTGGTCATTCCTCGTCGATGTCACGGAGCTGGAGCGGATTCCGGCCAGCAGCAGCGTGATGGCGACCTACCGGGTCGACAGCGACAACGATGGGCACGTCAGGCAGTACGAGCGCCTGCGACGTTATCCGAGGAACGCGACGGACCCGACCTGA
- a CDS encoding gas vesicle structural protein GvpA produces MTVTSTGANRAPRPSSLADVLDLILDKGIVIDAYVRVSLVGIELLTIDARVVIASVDTYLRFAEAVNRLDLQPEGQVTGLPGLIQSVTEGGARAKTRGALGGVRDTVSEIKQKIRGDDDAEDDDGGHRRRRLPVGRQASGRQPSARSNSGDEES; encoded by the coding sequence ATGACTGTGACATCCACTGGAGCGAACCGCGCTCCGCGCCCGAGCAGCCTCGCCGACGTCCTGGACCTGATCCTGGACAAGGGCATCGTGATCGACGCCTACGTGCGCGTGTCGCTGGTCGGCATCGAGCTCCTGACGATCGATGCTCGGGTCGTCATCGCCAGTGTCGACACGTACCTGCGTTTCGCCGAGGCGGTCAACCGGTTGGATCTGCAACCAGAGGGTCAGGTCACCGGCCTGCCCGGACTGATCCAGTCGGTGACCGAGGGCGGCGCCCGAGCCAAGACGCGCGGTGCGCTCGGCGGAGTCAGGGACACGGTTTCCGAGATCAAGCAGAAAATCCGCGGCGACGACGACGCGGAGGACGACGACGGCGGCCATCGCCGTCGCCGCCTACCGGTTGGGCGTCAGGCCAGCGGGCGGCAGCCGTCGGCCCGCTCCAACTCGGGCGACGAGGAGAGCTGA
- a CDS encoding GvpL/GvpF family gas vesicle protein → MPVVVYGLVRSAHQAPEGLAGVGEPPGPVRLIRNEHVAVAVSDVIDEALRDDDAVAFLDVLRTLLEGGPVLPVRFGTVAPDDDAVATEILEPLADEGADRLDQLDGLVEVQLILTADEDAELRELLASSPELRRMVAESRQGAADLNLRISVGEQVSEALGERRAELSEDLVGRLGPLAVDHGARVRDEVTTLTQFYLVRAQDLGQFDDAVQQLRDDLGDRYDIEYVGPLPPLDFASGQVQVPQPRPRESTSGRWGW, encoded by the coding sequence GTGCCGGTTGTCGTCTACGGACTGGTTCGCTCCGCACATCAGGCGCCCGAGGGGCTCGCCGGCGTCGGTGAGCCCCCGGGCCCGGTGCGGCTGATCCGCAACGAGCACGTGGCCGTCGCGGTCAGCGACGTCATCGACGAGGCGTTGCGGGACGACGACGCTGTCGCCTTCCTGGACGTGCTCCGGACACTGCTGGAGGGCGGACCGGTGCTCCCCGTGCGCTTCGGCACGGTCGCCCCCGACGACGACGCGGTGGCCACCGAGATCCTGGAGCCGCTCGCGGACGAGGGCGCCGACCGTCTGGATCAACTCGACGGGCTCGTGGAGGTCCAGCTCATTCTCACCGCCGACGAGGACGCGGAGTTGCGCGAGCTGCTCGCGTCCTCGCCCGAGTTGCGCCGCATGGTCGCCGAGTCCCGACAGGGGGCTGCGGACCTCAACCTCCGGATCAGTGTCGGCGAACAGGTGAGCGAGGCACTCGGGGAGCGACGCGCGGAACTGTCCGAGGACCTGGTCGGCCGGCTGGGACCGCTCGCGGTGGACCACGGCGCGCGCGTGCGCGACGAGGTGACCACCCTGACCCAGTTCTACCTGGTTCGCGCTCAGGACCTCGGCCAGTTCGACGACGCGGTGCAGCAGCTGCGCGACGACCTGGGCGATCGCTACGACATCGAGTACGTCGGTCCTCTGCCACCGCTGGACTTCGCCAGCGGCCAAGTCCAGGTCCCCCAACCGCGGCCCAGGGAAAGTACGTCCGGCCGCTGGGGATGGTGA
- a CDS encoding SRPBCC family protein, with the protein MSGNAGAPTGGILAGMAQTVRGNPAFARLGDEAKRYAFAKAEQMVDNLTGRIEETGKSGSLRAGLVGAKAVAEGKSPARASVQAGMAMLKEKVKSVFRRGKKGGGGKIKVTNIEENIDIGLPVDQVYNHWTEFEEFNKFMKGVEGVERTGDTEANWRVRVFKSRRTWKATIQEMVPDRRIVWTSEGAKGSTRGVVTFHPLADDLTRVLLVMEYYPAGLFEKVGNIWRAGGRRARLDLKHFRRHTMMAQGEPPEGWRGEIRNAQLVRRSDEEPQDEDAQGQERQGGEDENPQKQQQARRDERADEILDRGSRDDREDDEERPRGDEVEPGDD; encoded by the coding sequence ATGAGCGGAAATGCCGGTGCCCCCACCGGGGGCATCCTGGCCGGCATGGCTCAGACGGTTCGCGGCAACCCGGCGTTTGCGCGCTTGGGCGACGAGGCGAAAAGGTACGCGTTCGCGAAGGCAGAGCAGATGGTGGATAACCTGACCGGTCGCATCGAGGAGACCGGGAAGAGTGGGAGCCTCAGGGCAGGGCTTGTCGGAGCGAAGGCTGTGGCGGAGGGCAAGTCGCCCGCGAGGGCCAGTGTCCAGGCAGGGATGGCGATGCTCAAAGAAAAGGTCAAGTCCGTTTTCCGCCGTGGCAAGAAGGGCGGCGGCGGCAAGATCAAAGTGACAAACATCGAGGAGAACATCGATATCGGGCTCCCGGTGGACCAGGTCTACAACCACTGGACGGAGTTCGAGGAGTTCAACAAGTTCATGAAGGGTGTCGAGGGTGTGGAGCGCACCGGCGACACCGAGGCGAACTGGCGCGTGAGGGTGTTCAAGTCCCGCCGCACCTGGAAGGCGACCATCCAGGAGATGGTTCCGGACCGCCGGATCGTCTGGACCAGCGAGGGCGCCAAGGGCTCGACCAGGGGCGTGGTCACGTTCCACCCGCTGGCCGACGACCTGACCCGCGTGCTTCTGGTGATGGAGTACTACCCGGCTGGTCTGTTCGAGAAGGTCGGCAACATCTGGCGTGCCGGCGGCCGACGAGCCCGGCTCGATCTCAAGCACTTCCGCCGCCACACGATGATGGCGCAGGGCGAGCCACCTGAGGGCTGGCGCGGTGAGATCCGGAACGCCCAGCTGGTTCGGCGGTCGGACGAGGAACCTCAGGACGAGGACGCGCAGGGACAGGAGCGGCAGGGCGGCGAGGACGAGAACCCGCAGAAGCAGCAGCAGGCCCGGCGTGACGAGCGGGCGGACGAGATCCTCGACCGTGGCTCGCGGGACGACCGCGAGGACGACGAGGAACGACCCCGGGGCGACGAAGTCGAGCCGGGTGACGACTAG
- a CDS encoding gas vesicle protein, with amino-acid sequence MRQSLQPQRSREGTLVHVVETLLDRGLVLNADIMVSVAGVELLGIRIRAALASFETAARYGLEFPAGTNIDTRAGREALESNETCLGCGKRVPTQELLERSCPWCGWRSARSLALEKSQGEIEAGSTDRREPAGQASAQPAQEVRPDA; translated from the coding sequence GTGAGGCAGTCGTTGCAGCCACAACGCAGTCGCGAGGGGACGCTCGTACACGTGGTGGAGACGCTGCTGGACCGGGGCCTCGTCCTCAACGCGGACATCATGGTGTCGGTCGCCGGCGTGGAGCTTCTCGGCATCCGGATCCGGGCCGCGCTGGCGTCCTTCGAGACGGCGGCACGCTACGGCCTGGAGTTCCCGGCCGGTACGAACATCGACACAAGGGCCGGCCGGGAGGCGCTCGAGTCCAACGAGACCTGCCTCGGCTGCGGGAAGCGCGTTCCCACCCAGGAACTGTTGGAAAGGTCCTGCCCCTGGTGCGGCTGGCGCAGTGCGCGGTCCTTGGCGCTGGAGAAGTCGCAGGGCGAGATCGAGGCCGGCAGCACGGACCGGCGGGAACCGGCCGGCCAGGCGTCGGCGCAACCAGCGCAGGAGGTCCGCCCCGATGCGTGA
- a CDS encoding gas vesicle protein, with protein MRESAPLQPVRDPQVTLPDLLAVLLNKGVYLNLDLIISVAEIPLIGVNLRATLAGMETMLEYGMMQQWDKQTRASVQRSIARQVPLLPEEEVVARMAGGVYAEEVHRSWRPGTVYLTDRRLLVFRRDPAEVLWQTPWESIRAVTLPDERTVGGEHRHRMLVELVDGSSRLLSARDPERLLSLVAARVPGGGLTQTPRAVGSRPGSATLTEALHAELSPDVLRESRAWYQETRSGSALWREGTARLDRRAGLTWRSPSDARAAVNLVPQDIAGVEVRRSSTPSGEADVLAVATGHGVVLLAVEDAARWAELIRRITEESTSHHVREVDSAAHR; from the coding sequence ATGCGTGAGTCCGCGCCGCTGCAGCCGGTACGCGACCCGCAGGTGACGTTGCCGGATCTCCTGGCGGTGCTGCTCAACAAAGGGGTCTACCTCAACCTGGATCTGATCATCTCGGTGGCCGAGATCCCACTGATCGGCGTGAACCTCCGCGCCACCCTCGCCGGCATGGAGACGATGCTGGAGTACGGAATGATGCAGCAGTGGGACAAGCAGACCCGAGCCTCGGTGCAGCGCTCCATCGCCCGGCAGGTTCCGCTGCTGCCCGAAGAAGAAGTGGTGGCCCGGATGGCCGGCGGGGTGTACGCCGAGGAGGTCCACCGCTCCTGGCGTCCCGGCACGGTCTATCTCACCGACCGTCGCCTGCTCGTCTTCCGGCGTGATCCTGCCGAGGTGCTGTGGCAGACCCCGTGGGAGAGCATCCGTGCGGTCACCTTGCCCGACGAGCGAACCGTGGGTGGAGAGCACCGGCACCGCATGCTGGTGGAACTGGTCGATGGCTCGTCCCGTCTGCTCTCTGCTCGCGACCCGGAGCGGCTGCTGTCCCTCGTGGCGGCCCGCGTGCCGGGTGGGGGCCTCACGCAGACTCCAAGGGCGGTCGGGTCTCGTCCGGGCTCGGCGACGCTGACCGAGGCGCTGCACGCCGAGCTGTCCCCCGACGTGCTGCGGGAATCGCGCGCCTGGTACCAGGAGACGCGGTCCGGCTCGGCGCTGTGGCGCGAGGGCACCGCGCGGCTCGACAGGCGAGCGGGACTGACGTGGCGATCACCGTCGGACGCCCGCGCGGCCGTGAACCTGGTCCCGCAGGACATCGCGGGGGTGGAGGTCCGGCGGAGCAGCACGCCCAGCGGAGAGGCGGACGTCTTGGCGGTGGCAACCGGTCATGGCGTGGTCCTGCTCGCCGTGGAGGACGCGGCGAGGTGGGCTGAGCTCATCCGGAGGATCACCGAGGAATCCACGTCGCACCATGTCAGGGAGGTGGACAGTGCCGCTCACCGTTGA
- a CDS encoding gas vesicle protein K: MPLTVDERSLKHGILTLVVTLVEIIEEALETQAVRRLEGGDLTEEEQNRLGEALMEIDEAMEEIKAEHGITESVRDLRRGLDDVVDDVINKLINPSRWTDEVGRGPA, translated from the coding sequence GTGCCGCTCACCGTTGACGAGCGGAGCCTCAAGCACGGCATCCTGACGCTCGTCGTCACCCTCGTGGAGATCATCGAGGAGGCGCTGGAGACGCAGGCCGTGCGGCGGCTGGAGGGTGGAGACCTCACCGAGGAGGAGCAGAACCGGCTGGGAGAGGCCCTCATGGAGATCGACGAGGCGATGGAGGAGATCAAGGCCGAACACGGGATCACGGAATCGGTCAGGGATCTGCGCCGCGGCCTGGACGACGTGGTTGACGACGTGATCAACAAGTTGATCAATCCGTCCCGCTGGACCGACGAGGTGGGAAGGGGACCGGCGTGA
- a CDS encoding GvpL/GvpF family gas vesicle protein, which translates to MAARALYVYAVLPWPLELPPDATGTGIDAAVLDVVDADGGVAALVHETTAGPYQGADEDARRWVLEHSAVVERAWKVAGTALPVTFNVLVRGDDESTARDRLRGWLRDTAEELRARLDALRDRVELRVDITLDRVQAAADDPEVRKLTAELNHKPAGVRRLLAKKLQMVERNAADTLADRIYPEYRRRLVSLVEDISERHRGEREEGQVPVLAAAVLVHRARMEELGAELARIQDEQPAARIRYLGPWPPYSFSELTVETGPARRLGDEPDQK; encoded by the coding sequence GTGGCGGCCAGGGCTCTGTACGTCTACGCCGTTCTACCGTGGCCCCTGGAGCTTCCCCCCGACGCGACGGGTACCGGGATCGACGCTGCCGTCCTGGACGTGGTGGATGCGGACGGGGGCGTCGCGGCGCTCGTCCATGAGACGACGGCAGGGCCCTACCAGGGAGCCGACGAGGATGCCAGACGGTGGGTCCTGGAACACAGCGCCGTCGTGGAACGTGCTTGGAAGGTTGCCGGAACCGCCCTGCCGGTGACGTTCAACGTGCTCGTCCGTGGGGACGACGAGAGCACCGCCCGCGACAGGCTCCGCGGCTGGCTGCGGGACACCGCCGAGGAGCTGCGCGCCCGGCTCGACGCCCTCAGGGACCGGGTCGAGCTTCGGGTGGACATCACGCTGGACCGGGTCCAGGCAGCGGCGGACGATCCCGAGGTGCGGAAGCTGACGGCCGAGCTGAACCACAAGCCGGCGGGTGTCCGCCGGCTGCTGGCGAAGAAGCTGCAGATGGTGGAGCGAAATGCCGCCGACACGCTGGCCGACCGGATCTACCCGGAGTACCGCCGGCGCCTGGTGAGCCTGGTAGAGGACATCTCGGAGCGCCACCGCGGCGAGCGGGAGGAGGGGCAGGTGCCGGTGCTGGCCGCCGCTGTCCTGGTGCACCGTGCCCGGATGGAGGAACTCGGTGCCGAACTGGCACGTATCCAGGACGAGCAGCCGGCGGCGCGGATCCGCTACCTGGGTCCGTGGCCCCCGTACTCCTTCAGTGAGTTGACCGTCGAGACCGGGCCAGCTCGACGCCTCGGCGACGAACCCGACCAGAAGTAG
- a CDS encoding Prokaryotic metallothionein — MATCEVCGNDYWMAFEVRTVSGDVHTFDSLECAAHRLAPICEHCQVKILGHGVEVSGRFFCCAHCARAAEGQQGAEVRDAVGARPA; from the coding sequence ATGGCGACGTGCGAGGTCTGCGGCAACGACTACTGGATGGCGTTCGAGGTACGGACGGTCAGCGGCGACGTGCACACCTTCGACAGCCTGGAGTGCGCGGCGCACCGGCTGGCGCCGATCTGCGAGCACTGCCAGGTCAAGATCCTCGGCCACGGGGTGGAGGTCTCCGGGCGCTTCTTCTGCTGCGCCCACTGCGCCAGGGCGGCGGAGGGCCAGCAGGGGGCCGAGGTCCGCGACGCGGTCGGCGCCCGCCCCGCCTGA
- the msrB gene encoding peptide-methionine (R)-S-oxide reductase MsrB has product MSLDESELPRTEEEWRVRLSPEEFRVLRQAGTERPWTGEYVDTKTPGVYHCRACGLQLYRSDAKFDSHCGWPSFDDTIPGTVKEIEDNSHGMRRTEIRCARCDSHLGHVFRGEGFTPKNARHCVNSVSIRLEPAQG; this is encoded by the coding sequence GTGAGTCTTGACGAGAGCGAACTGCCCCGCACCGAGGAAGAGTGGCGGGTCCGGCTGAGCCCGGAGGAGTTCCGGGTGCTGCGCCAGGCGGGCACCGAGCGCCCGTGGACGGGCGAGTACGTCGACACGAAGACGCCCGGCGTCTACCACTGCCGGGCCTGCGGGCTCCAGCTGTACCGCAGCGACGCGAAGTTCGACTCCCACTGCGGCTGGCCGAGCTTCGACGACACCATTCCCGGCACGGTGAAGGAGATCGAGGACAACAGCCACGGCATGCGGCGCACCGAGATCCGCTGCGCCCGCTGCGACAGCCACCTCGGCCACGTCTTCCGCGGCGAGGGCTTCACCCCGAAGAACGCCCGGCACTGCGTCAACTCGGTCTCCATCCGGCTGGAGCCGGCGCAGGGCTGA
- the ligD gene encoding non-homologous end-joining DNA ligase — protein MGGTTKAAAEIEVAGHTVRLTSPDRVIFPERGFTKADVFNYYLAVGDGIMRALRDRPTTLQRFPEGIGGEMFFQKRVPSRGVPPWVRTARISFPSGRTADELCPADLAHVAWAAQMGTVVFHPWPVRAVDVDRPDELRIDLDPQPGTDFVDAVAAAGEVRALLDELGTTGWPKTSGGRGVHVYLRIQPRWTFVEVRRATIALARELERRRPELVTTAWWKEQRGARVFVDYNQMARDRTIACAYSLRANARATVSAPVTWDELSDVDPDDLHLGSVPARLAERGDPHAGIDDAPWDITPLLEWADRDAAGGSGDLPYPPEYPKMPGEPKRVQPSRAKRPTS, from the coding sequence ATGGGTGGTACGACGAAGGCCGCGGCCGAGATCGAGGTGGCCGGGCACACCGTCCGGCTGACCAGCCCGGATCGGGTGATCTTCCCCGAACGGGGCTTCACGAAGGCGGACGTCTTCAACTACTACCTGGCGGTCGGCGACGGGATCATGCGGGCCCTGCGGGACCGCCCGACCACGCTGCAACGCTTCCCCGAGGGCATCGGTGGGGAGATGTTCTTCCAGAAGCGGGTGCCGAGCCGGGGCGTGCCGCCGTGGGTGCGTACGGCCCGGATCAGCTTCCCCAGCGGCCGGACGGCCGACGAGCTGTGCCCGGCCGACCTCGCCCACGTGGCCTGGGCCGCCCAGATGGGCACCGTCGTGTTCCACCCCTGGCCGGTCCGCGCCGTCGACGTCGACCGCCCCGACGAGCTGCGCATCGACCTCGACCCGCAGCCCGGCACGGACTTCGTCGACGCGGTGGCCGCCGCCGGCGAGGTGCGCGCCCTGCTCGACGAGCTGGGCACGACCGGCTGGCCGAAGACGTCCGGCGGCCGGGGCGTGCACGTCTACCTGCGCATCCAGCCACGGTGGACGTTCGTCGAGGTGCGCCGCGCCACCATCGCGCTGGCCCGCGAGCTGGAGCGCCGCCGCCCGGAGCTGGTCACCACCGCCTGGTGGAAGGAGCAGCGGGGCGCCCGGGTATTCGTCGACTACAACCAGATGGCCCGCGACCGCACGATCGCCTGCGCGTACTCGCTGCGGGCCAACGCCAGGGCCACCGTCTCGGCCCCCGTCACCTGGGACGAGCTGTCCGACGTCGACCCGGACGACCTGCACCTGGGCAGCGTGCCGGCGCGGCTGGCCGAGCGGGGCGACCCGCACGCCGGCATCGACGACGCCCCGTGGGACATCACCCCGCTGCTGGAGTGGGCCGACCGGGACGCCGCGGGCGGCTCGGGTGACCTGCCGTACCCGCCGGAGTACCCGAAGATGCCGGGCGAGCCGAAGCGGGTGCAGCCCAGCCGCGCGAAGCGCCCCACCAGCTAA
- a CDS encoding GntR family transcriptional regulator → MPETPAYLRIVAELRAQITDGTLAPGAKLPTEAQLRQRFDVSTTVVKNALGILQSEGLIEGRRGSGNYVREVRRITRNVMARASRTRSPFAQDADQAGTQPTWEHDSRHAAADRAVAARLGIEPGDPVMCTRYRFLADGEPVQLSVSWEPLAVTGGTDVEWPEGGAAVGVVPRMDRIGVRIDEFEERVTSRPATGEEIEALNLSPRGAYVLVVARTYLAGGTPVETADIVFPGHRYEFVYRVPVD, encoded by the coding sequence ATGCCCGAGACCCCCGCGTACCTGCGCATCGTCGCAGAGCTACGCGCCCAGATCACCGACGGAACGCTCGCCCCGGGAGCCAAACTCCCCACCGAGGCGCAGCTACGCCAGCGTTTCGACGTGTCGACCACCGTCGTCAAGAACGCCCTGGGCATCCTGCAGAGTGAAGGGCTCATTGAGGGCCGGCGCGGCTCCGGCAACTACGTCCGTGAGGTGCGGCGCATCACCCGAAATGTCATGGCCCGCGCGTCCCGCACCCGGTCTCCGTTCGCGCAAGACGCGGATCAGGCCGGGACGCAGCCGACATGGGAACACGACAGCCGGCACGCCGCTGCCGACCGGGCCGTAGCCGCCCGTCTGGGCATCGAGCCAGGTGACCCGGTCATGTGCACCCGTTACCGGTTCTTGGCCGACGGGGAGCCGGTGCAGTTGTCGGTGTCGTGGGAGCCGCTGGCGGTCACCGGCGGCACGGACGTGGAGTGGCCGGAGGGCGGGGCGGCGGTCGGCGTGGTACCCCGCATGGACCGCATCGGGGTCCGCATCGACGAGTTCGAGGAACGGGTGACCTCCCGGCCGGCGACGGGGGAGGAGATCGAGGCTCTGAACTTGTCGCCACGTGGCGCGTACGTGCTGGTGGTGGCCCGGACGTACCTGGCCGGGGGAACGCCCGTGGAGACGGCGGACATCGTGTTCCCGGGGCACAGGTACGAGTTCGTCTACCGGGTGCCGGTGGACTGA